TTTTCTTTCTTCCCAGTCACGATTCATAAACGGATTCAAGTTAAAGATTTTATTTGCTTTAAAAAATAAGCTAATGCTTAATCCGAATACTACCCAAAGAAACCAGGCATGCCTCCATTCATTCAAGTAATAATTGATTGCCGCTACAATTAAAATGGTTACAATGGCTGATGCTACTTTGCCATAGAATGCTTTAATTTCTTCTACTCTTTCTTTTGCTCTTGTATATTTTGTGTTTTCCATGATC
Above is a window of Maribacter aquivivus DNA encoding:
- a CDS encoding 2TM domain-containing protein, translating into MENTKYTRAKERVEEIKAFYGKVASAIVTILIVAAINYYLNEWRHAWFLWVVFGLSISLFFKANKIFNLNPFMNRDWEERKLQEFLQQEESRKRWN